One segment of Anatilimnocola aggregata DNA contains the following:
- the budA gene encoding acetolactate decarboxylase, producing the protein MRSLDIRTQTTLTRGPRPHSAVVLFASTAMLIVALLGTGCSPSATPAQASTCDHHVASDAKDSLVQFSLLAALASGDYENGTSLRDVLASGDFGIGTFSRLDGEMIVLSGQMYQALGDGTIRLANLNGCTPFAAVTFFEEDGQFEHLAAATLDDLDTQLDRKLPRRNSPYALRIDGEFAQLTLRSVPAQSPPFQPLVSVVKHQSTWAHQKVRGTLVGFRCPSWVGTLNVPGYHWHFLSDDRKLGGHVLACEFGDGTLRFDECTSLLIHLPQSTEFDAFNNDSVKHQDINQIERERK; encoded by the coding sequence ATGCGTTCGCTCGACATTCGAACACAAACCACCCTTACTCGTGGCCCGCGTCCGCATTCAGCAGTCGTATTGTTCGCCTCAACTGCAATGTTGATCGTAGCCTTGCTTGGTACGGGATGTTCGCCATCGGCTACACCGGCGCAGGCAAGCACTTGCGATCATCACGTGGCATCCGATGCCAAGGACTCGCTCGTGCAGTTCTCGCTGCTGGCCGCTCTCGCGTCAGGCGATTACGAGAACGGTACTTCGCTGCGCGACGTTCTCGCCAGCGGCGACTTTGGCATCGGTACCTTTAGCCGTCTCGATGGCGAAATGATCGTCTTGAGCGGGCAGATGTACCAGGCCCTGGGTGACGGCACTATCCGACTTGCCAACCTGAACGGCTGCACGCCGTTTGCCGCAGTGACGTTCTTTGAGGAAGATGGTCAGTTCGAACACCTGGCTGCTGCCACGCTGGACGATCTCGATACTCAACTCGATCGCAAGCTGCCACGTCGTAATTCGCCGTATGCGTTACGAATCGATGGGGAGTTCGCTCAACTCACACTCCGCAGCGTTCCCGCTCAGTCGCCGCCATTCCAGCCTCTGGTAAGCGTCGTCAAGCATCAGTCGACCTGGGCACATCAAAAAGTACGCGGAACCCTGGTTGGCTTTCGTTGCCCTAGTTGGGTCGGCACGCTGAACGTTCCCGGCTATCACTGGCACTTCCTAAGCGATGACCGCAAACTTGGTGGCCATGTGCTGGCCTGCGAATTCGGTGACGGTACATTGCGTTTTGACGAATGCACTTCGCTGCTGATTCATCTGCCGCAGTCCACTGAATTCGATGCCTTCAACAACGACAGCGTCAAGCATCAAGACATTAATCAGATCGAACGTGAGCGGAAGTAA
- a CDS encoding CocE/NonD family hydrolase produces the protein MNQRYLLFIAFLLGLGPVIAAAQPTVDLGTITERHEMIPMRDGKRLSAYLYIPPGLGPWPVVFEQRYADLRGAATRKAAAKLAESGYVVALVNFRGTHLSEGTWVGYRALAWGELKDGYDTCEWLAAQSWSTGKVGTFGSSQGGYAQNYLAVTQPPHLKCQYMVDTGLSLFQEGYRLGGITRPTRFATMEKVCRNPEDNRQLVAEWFRHPHYDDYWRDEDCSLHFDKMNVPCFTIGSWYDFMNQGSIASFQGRQHKGGPDSRGKQQLIIGPWLHGRLNKGSRVGELVYPANATWPEHEHMVRWFDYWLKEKENGIEREPAVRYYVMGAVGDEGAPGNVWRTADDWPPRVEMSPLYLQAEGALSSVPPTSIQGSTSYVSDPLNPMQMPGAAFLGAKDGRPFEKQAEVRTFTTEPLAEPVEWTGRVRAELMLSSTARDTDVVVRISDVYPDGRSIVIVEYPWRARYREGLDHEALLVPGEVHKLAFDIGWLSQIFAKGHRIRVTIASTGAPLYEPNPQTGDAQTIEFPKNAVKAVNTLHHNRLHASRILAPVATALK, from the coding sequence ATGAACCAGCGCTATCTGCTCTTCATCGCATTTCTGCTCGGCCTGGGGCCTGTTATTGCGGCAGCTCAACCGACTGTTGATCTCGGAACGATCACCGAGCGGCATGAGATGATTCCGATGCGCGACGGCAAGCGACTGTCCGCCTATCTCTATATTCCACCGGGCTTGGGCCCGTGGCCCGTCGTGTTCGAACAACGTTACGCGGACCTGCGTGGCGCTGCCACTCGCAAAGCAGCGGCCAAGCTCGCAGAAAGTGGCTATGTCGTAGCGCTGGTCAACTTCCGTGGGACGCATCTTTCGGAGGGGACTTGGGTTGGCTATCGCGCGCTCGCTTGGGGAGAGCTGAAAGATGGCTACGACACTTGTGAGTGGCTGGCCGCGCAGTCGTGGTCGACGGGCAAAGTAGGAACCTTTGGCAGTTCGCAAGGAGGCTATGCACAAAACTACTTGGCGGTGACTCAGCCGCCGCATTTGAAGTGCCAATACATGGTCGATACCGGGCTGAGTCTATTTCAGGAAGGCTATCGCCTCGGTGGCATCACGCGTCCCACGCGCTTCGCCACCATGGAAAAAGTGTGTCGCAATCCGGAGGACAATCGCCAGCTAGTTGCCGAGTGGTTTCGCCATCCGCATTACGACGACTACTGGCGCGATGAAGACTGTTCGCTTCACTTCGACAAGATGAATGTTCCCTGCTTCACCATCGGCAGCTGGTACGACTTCATGAATCAAGGTTCGATTGCCAGTTTTCAAGGACGTCAGCACAAGGGCGGGCCCGACTCGCGCGGCAAGCAGCAGTTGATTATTGGCCCGTGGCTGCATGGCCGATTGAACAAAGGGAGCCGCGTGGGCGAACTGGTTTATCCCGCGAATGCCACCTGGCCCGAGCACGAGCACATGGTTCGCTGGTTCGATTATTGGCTCAAGGAAAAGGAGAACGGCATCGAGCGTGAGCCTGCCGTGCGGTACTACGTCATGGGGGCCGTCGGTGACGAAGGTGCGCCGGGCAATGTTTGGCGAACTGCCGACGACTGGCCGCCGCGAGTGGAAATGTCTCCGCTCTATTTGCAAGCGGAAGGTGCCCTAAGTTCGGTACCACCAACCAGCATCCAGGGATCGACGAGCTACGTGAGCGATCCGCTAAACCCCATGCAAATGCCCGGCGCAGCATTTTTGGGAGCAAAGGACGGGAGACCATTCGAGAAGCAGGCCGAGGTTCGGACGTTTACGACCGAGCCGCTGGCTGAACCGGTGGAATGGACGGGCCGCGTGCGGGCTGAATTAATGCTTTCCTCGACAGCTCGCGATACCGACGTTGTGGTGCGGATTAGCGATGTCTATCCCGATGGGCGATCGATTGTGATTGTCGAGTATCCGTGGCGAGCCCGTTATCGCGAAGGCTTGGATCACGAAGCGCTGTTGGTGCCGGGAGAAGTTCACAAGTTGGCCTTTGATATCGGCTGGCTAAGTCAAATCTTTGCCAAGGGGCACCGCATTCGTGTGACCATCGCCAGCACCGGCGCTCCACTGTACGAACCCAATCCACAGACAGGCGACGCGCAGACGATTGAGTTTCCTAAGAATGCCGTGAAAGCTGTGAACACGCTGCATCACAATCGGCTGCATGCCTCGCGCATTTTGGCCCCCGTAGCAACGGCCTTGAAGTAG
- a CDS encoding threonine ammonia-lyase yields the protein MSFKIATIADVHAAEQVIRQHVSPAPLIRSYALERELKLPASRRVWLKDYGWTPAGSFKLLGALNWMANSLERIGDSPVAAHSSGNFASGIAFAGMRYQKRVIVVMPETAPRIKFERTRSFGAEVRTYDIARDHQTGERDRITREIAEQEQAIQASPYDDPFVIAGNGVGALEVVRDLQRDGRGISHFFCAVSGGGLMAGQAIAIADGFPQANIIGVEPAGADDFRQSLAAGSRVRLERPSSICDGLLSYDVGEHNWPILQKLVKQSLAIPDAATQQAMRWLYEQHGLRTEPSGAITAAALLSGQIDLSGDGDVVVVVSGRNVDETAFRNWTRES from the coding sequence ATGTCTTTCAAAATTGCCACCATTGCCGATGTTCATGCTGCGGAACAAGTGATTCGCCAGCATGTGTCTCCCGCGCCTCTCATTCGCTCCTATGCGTTGGAACGCGAGCTAAAGCTCCCAGCAAGCAGGCGAGTCTGGCTGAAGGACTATGGTTGGACTCCAGCTGGCTCCTTCAAGCTGCTGGGCGCGCTGAATTGGATGGCAAACTCGCTGGAACGAATTGGTGACAGTCCTGTTGCCGCGCACTCGTCCGGCAACTTTGCTTCGGGCATCGCGTTCGCGGGCATGCGGTACCAGAAACGCGTGATTGTGGTGATGCCAGAAACAGCCCCGCGCATCAAGTTCGAACGCACTCGCTCCTTCGGTGCGGAAGTGAGAACCTACGACATCGCGCGCGACCATCAAACGGGGGAACGCGATCGCATTACGCGGGAGATCGCCGAGCAAGAGCAGGCAATCCAGGCCTCGCCCTACGACGATCCTTTTGTAATTGCCGGCAATGGCGTCGGGGCTCTCGAAGTGGTGCGCGACTTACAACGCGATGGTCGCGGCATCTCCCATTTCTTCTGTGCCGTGAGCGGCGGAGGACTGATGGCCGGCCAGGCAATTGCCATTGCCGACGGTTTTCCTCAGGCCAACATTATTGGGGTGGAACCTGCTGGGGCCGATGATTTTCGCCAATCGCTGGCTGCGGGTTCACGAGTGCGGTTGGAACGGCCGAGCAGCATCTGCGATGGCCTGTTGTCGTACGACGTTGGCGAGCATAACTGGCCAATCTTGCAGAAGCTGGTGAAGCAATCGTTGGCCATTCCAGATGCGGCGACGCAACAGGCGATGCGCTGGCTTTATGAACAGCATGGACTTCGCACGGAGCCTTCAGGCGCCATTACTGCGGCAGCGCTGCTGAGCGGGCAGATTGACCTGAGCGGCGATGGCGACGTGGTTGTGGTCGTCAGTGGCCGCAATGTCGATGAAACAGCCTTTCGCAATTGGACTCGTGAATCATGA
- a CDS encoding alpha/beta hydrolase: protein MFNRLLPLIVALALMAPSSGRICLCWAHELPTPRAKNHQRVMYFVDDQGTEQPVQSRADWERRRKDIIVGVEAVFGPLPDRSQLGPVKFEVVPGSRAETETHTREKLKIEVDDGDSLLAWLLVPKGLKGIVPGIIAIHQTNGKLGKDEVVGLSGLKNLHYGRELVERGYVVIAPDYPSLGEYSYDFSKDRYLSGSMKGIWNHMRCVDLLARHENVDAKRIAAIGHSLGGHNSIFLGVFDSRVQAVVTSCGWTPMPDYEGGKISGWSGERYAPRIRSEYGAEASRLPFDFYELISALAPRGFFSCSPMRDSNFDVAGVKKAIPVVREVYELWQVPDRLQVRYPECGHDFPPDVREESYQFLDKLLQHKK, encoded by the coding sequence ATGTTCAATCGCCTGCTCCCATTAATCGTGGCACTGGCACTGATGGCCCCAAGCTCTGGCCGAATTTGCCTCTGCTGGGCGCATGAACTTCCCACGCCGCGAGCCAAGAATCATCAACGGGTGATGTACTTCGTCGACGATCAAGGGACGGAGCAGCCCGTGCAATCGCGGGCCGACTGGGAGCGCCGCCGCAAGGATATTATCGTCGGGGTCGAGGCGGTCTTCGGCCCACTGCCCGATCGGAGCCAGTTGGGGCCAGTGAAATTTGAAGTGGTACCAGGGAGTCGCGCAGAGACCGAAACTCACACCCGCGAGAAGCTGAAGATTGAAGTGGATGACGGAGATTCGCTGCTGGCCTGGCTGTTGGTTCCCAAGGGGCTGAAGGGGATAGTACCGGGGATCATTGCCATCCATCAGACAAACGGCAAACTTGGCAAGGATGAGGTGGTTGGCCTCAGTGGACTGAAGAATTTGCACTATGGGCGCGAATTGGTCGAGCGCGGTTACGTGGTGATCGCGCCGGACTATCCGTCGTTGGGCGAGTATTCGTATGACTTCAGTAAGGATCGCTATTTGTCGGGCTCGATGAAGGGAATCTGGAATCACATGCGTTGCGTCGATCTGCTCGCCAGGCACGAGAACGTCGATGCGAAGCGGATTGCAGCTATCGGTCATTCACTCGGAGGTCACAACTCGATCTTTCTCGGTGTGTTCGATTCTCGAGTGCAGGCGGTCGTCACCAGTTGCGGCTGGACACCCATGCCAGACTATGAAGGCGGCAAGATCAGCGGCTGGTCCGGCGAACGATACGCGCCGCGCATTCGGAGCGAATACGGCGCTGAAGCGAGTCGCCTGCCGTTCGACTTTTACGAACTGATTTCAGCCCTCGCGCCGCGCGGTTTCTTTTCCTGCTCGCCCATGCGAGATAGCAACTTTGATGTGGCCGGCGTGAAGAAGGCAATCCCCGTGGTACGCGAAGTGTATGAATTATGGCAGGTCCCCGATCGTTTGCAGGTTCGCTATCCGGAATGCGGGCACGACTTTCCTCCCGACGTGCGCGAAGAGTCGTATCAGTTTTTAGACAAACTTCTGCAGCACAAGAAATAG
- a CDS encoding FAD-dependent oxidoreductase translates to MNSLGVRLLLLSVVMLSTGTVLRAEEQAYDVVVVGGTPGGIAAAVTAGRLGRRVALVEYHDHLGGMSASGLGKSDVENRAMIGGLFQEFTQRIFAHYVKTYGTDSENAQLCREGYYFEPAVAEHVFEGLIREQPTIAVIKGARLKSAEVVEQCVRSIEVVSRGDGTALRLAAPVFIDATYEGDLYAAAGAEFRLGRESRAEFKEPHAGVVYFDYQKHEFLNGSSGAADERLPAYTYRLCLTTDPKNAQPLTEPPADYDRRNYLGYFDDLAAGRLAGPKVFKAGRGYNPAHFDTLVRALSVTEIPNGKTDVNINPRPLGFPFCEENKGYVGGDDATRQRICTRHRNLTLGLLWFLQHDEQVPAAHRELARQYHLPKDEFTDNGHFPFQLYVREARRLVGEYTLTEHDITGDGRDRRPRQQPDTVAVGEFPIDSFPCRKRQPGDDLVLEGYLGMLDYITRPYEIPYRIMIPKKIDGLIVPVAASTTHVAYSSIRMEPTWMSLGQAAGAAAHLAIKGDKSPRRVSIPDLQQLLKSQGQVLKHSEPKQPSK, encoded by the coding sequence ATGAATTCATTGGGTGTACGGCTGCTGTTGTTGTCCGTGGTGATGCTTAGCACTGGTACTGTCCTTCGCGCAGAAGAGCAGGCCTATGACGTGGTGGTGGTTGGCGGAACGCCGGGAGGGATCGCGGCAGCTGTCACGGCAGGAAGACTCGGCCGGCGCGTGGCACTGGTGGAGTACCACGATCATCTCGGCGGCATGTCGGCCTCCGGTTTGGGCAAGAGCGACGTCGAAAACCGGGCGATGATCGGCGGACTATTTCAAGAATTTACCCAGCGCATCTTCGCTCATTATGTGAAGACCTACGGCACTGATAGCGAAAACGCACAGCTTTGCCGCGAAGGCTACTACTTTGAACCAGCGGTCGCGGAACATGTATTCGAAGGGCTGATTCGCGAGCAGCCGACAATAGCAGTCATCAAGGGAGCCCGGCTCAAGTCGGCGGAAGTGGTCGAACAGTGTGTGCGGTCGATTGAGGTGGTTTCGCGGGGCGATGGAACCGCGCTCCGATTGGCTGCGCCGGTCTTCATCGACGCAACTTACGAGGGGGACCTATATGCCGCAGCCGGAGCCGAGTTTCGCCTTGGGCGCGAATCGCGCGCGGAATTCAAGGAGCCTCACGCGGGGGTTGTTTACTTTGACTATCAAAAGCACGAGTTTCTGAATGGGTCGTCAGGCGCTGCCGACGAGCGACTGCCGGCGTATACGTATCGACTTTGTTTGACGACAGACCCGAAGAACGCGCAGCCGCTAACGGAGCCTCCCGCCGATTACGACCGACGCAATTACCTCGGCTACTTCGACGACCTGGCTGCGGGTCGACTGGCTGGTCCGAAGGTCTTCAAGGCAGGCCGCGGTTACAACCCGGCTCATTTCGATACGCTGGTGCGAGCGCTATCGGTGACAGAGATTCCGAATGGCAAGACCGATGTGAACATCAATCCTCGTCCCTTGGGCTTTCCATTTTGCGAGGAAAATAAGGGCTATGTCGGCGGCGACGATGCTACCCGCCAGCGGATTTGCACTCGACATCGCAACCTGACGCTCGGGCTGTTGTGGTTTTTGCAGCACGACGAGCAAGTTCCTGCCGCACACCGCGAATTGGCTCGCCAATATCATCTCCCCAAGGACGAGTTCACCGACAACGGTCATTTTCCCTTTCAGCTATACGTGCGTGAGGCCCGGCGCTTAGTGGGTGAGTACACATTGACCGAGCACGATATTACGGGCGATGGCCGCGATCGTCGGCCGCGTCAGCAGCCGGACACTGTAGCCGTGGGTGAGTTCCCCATCGATAGCTTTCCTTGCCGGAAACGGCAGCCCGGCGACGACTTGGTGCTCGAAGGTTATCTTGGCATGCTGGACTACATCACGCGGCCTTATGAGATCCCTTATCGGATCATGATTCCGAAAAAGATCGACGGCTTGATCGTCCCCGTAGCTGCCTCTACCACGCACGTGGCCTACTCATCCATTCGGATGGAGCCAACCTGGATGTCGCTCGGGCAAGCTGCCGGAGCTGCCGCCCATTTGGCAATTAAAGGCGACAAATCGCCACGTCGAGTGTCGATTCCCGACCTGCAACAGTTGCTCAAGAGCCAGGGGCAGGTGCTCAAACATAGCGAGCCGAAGCAACCGTCGAAATGA
- a CDS encoding caspase family protein, translated as MVSIALRRIVLLICSCLLTSPLANGLLCAQPATPFAAEPDEAGINIVSGIPKAGGYRRSWAVVIGINYEKTVLPEAARSLVPPLRNAENDAQVLQEVLIKLYGYEPQCVLLLQGPTATKQEIERALNDLKDEAKIKPDDSLLVFFSGHGTRIENESDERGAIYAANVEFTERGKLKGGCLRMHKDLLPLLDACPAKHKMLVLDCCHSGEIFSLRARSRSEADDRRSNALFEAKGSIQAMASCRDRQRASDGIGANSPFTAALLQGLRRIPAREDSDHARIGVNQLFTYMLPELKNLPNGQSPDCRLLGEVDGEFSFFPASTPEAVAEFALHRTSKEEFRLLQAMVPGDHGNWWFDEMPWFVPSLRLMILEKTIPERAALQSSAIRSDELHKLAEDLHRELQEQLNKLRDASGDPIKRKLLQLRLNHFKSLLTKTTKDSRSTVNQIVDDFDCLTPEEQQALTASDLHLLAVAQHFLHQETNETEEVEAAYLAALARFDVNIGNELALKSLCHADYGQFLSMVKRDYVGAATQFHEALGLFGSDLTPNAKTVDMLGQPITPPDSEGVAPQASIKSELPGATRRIIAGSAPPAFRVFVLCSEAEAWQRQNRWGRANDLLNTALHVARGFDAEHELMVFVLNKVAWANMEQWRISEAQLYFRQANEILARLSRTTNDVDRSEPVRPLLLPESSTVDTRWADLKVMLGYDYHSLVRYLHHLHGLAMAKRFRGHEHEAVEDFRLIVQMTAEAMSQLKQGAANAQVTGDAEKRLLERLVNSQERLADCNLFGDAAERDLREAADDYRRALQACASMPAGTTRNQRRMALLYRLAVTLSLPSKVQDVDLATKYCQEAHGLHDALHLRSVEVNGTLAKLAEAIVDVFAEKEARLPLPPVAASADISGTKGPRELDSLSRLRKTIHDLCDELNGNLHRDQLEMLLLSSKVLADEVPDSDRFHLAEDAEQLLYLCRLVLPKSSLAGDFLQRPEDAGAYLRSYFDSVLRTKLRMKPKHVKDLLEVQWEATRGEFYTKPQQNAPVLAVYLLDDQCYLLLDVPGGVSRHFCLEGKYYVAAVKRGCYNADYRLPLPDELQHELAQLRKREAASDLTEGPLEDVETAKLTSSRLQLRWIDPVRGLSISRTLPAGAVALKPVNAGFPFDLPKGIETSEVLSKGQRTFD; from the coding sequence GTGGTCTCCATTGCCCTGCGCCGGATCGTCCTGTTGATTTGCAGCTGCTTACTCACCAGTCCATTGGCCAATGGTCTGCTCTGCGCGCAGCCTGCAACACCTTTTGCCGCTGAACCCGACGAAGCCGGAATTAACATTGTCAGCGGTATACCCAAGGCCGGCGGCTATCGTCGTTCGTGGGCCGTGGTAATTGGCATTAACTACGAGAAGACCGTCCTGCCCGAAGCGGCCCGAAGCCTCGTGCCACCATTGCGGAATGCCGAGAACGACGCCCAAGTATTGCAAGAAGTGCTCATCAAGTTGTACGGCTACGAGCCGCAATGCGTGCTGCTGCTGCAAGGCCCAACTGCGACCAAGCAAGAAATCGAACGCGCCCTGAACGATCTCAAGGACGAAGCCAAGATTAAGCCCGACGACAGCTTGCTGGTGTTTTTCTCCGGACACGGCACGCGCATCGAAAACGAAAGTGACGAACGGGGCGCCATCTACGCCGCGAATGTCGAGTTCACTGAACGCGGCAAATTGAAGGGGGGCTGCCTGCGGATGCACAAGGACCTGCTCCCGCTGCTCGATGCTTGCCCGGCCAAACACAAAATGCTCGTCCTCGATTGCTGCCACTCAGGCGAAATCTTCTCGCTCCGGGCGCGTTCGCGCAGCGAGGCCGACGATCGCCGCTCGAATGCCTTGTTCGAAGCCAAGGGCTCGATTCAAGCCATGGCCTCATGCCGCGATCGCCAGCGGGCTTCGGACGGCATTGGGGCGAATTCACCATTTACGGCGGCCCTGTTGCAAGGCCTGCGGCGCATTCCCGCCCGAGAAGACAGCGACCATGCCCGGATCGGCGTCAATCAACTCTTCACCTACATGCTGCCAGAACTAAAGAACTTGCCGAACGGCCAAAGTCCCGATTGCCGCCTGCTGGGCGAAGTGGACGGCGAGTTTTCGTTCTTCCCGGCTTCCACTCCCGAAGCTGTCGCCGAGTTCGCTTTGCATCGTACCAGCAAAGAAGAATTCCGCCTGTTGCAGGCCATGGTCCCCGGCGACCACGGCAATTGGTGGTTCGATGAAATGCCGTGGTTCGTCCCCAGTTTGCGTTTGATGATCCTGGAGAAGACCATTCCTGAACGCGCCGCCCTGCAATCTTCGGCCATTCGTAGCGACGAACTCCACAAACTGGCTGAAGACCTCCATCGCGAATTGCAAGAGCAACTCAATAAGTTGCGCGACGCGAGTGGCGATCCAATCAAACGCAAGCTGTTGCAACTGCGGCTGAATCATTTCAAGAGTCTGCTGACTAAAACAACGAAGGACTCGCGCAGCACCGTCAATCAGATCGTGGACGATTTCGATTGCCTGACTCCCGAGGAACAGCAGGCTTTGACTGCCAGCGATTTGCATCTGCTCGCAGTGGCTCAACACTTTTTGCATCAGGAGACTAACGAAACGGAAGAAGTTGAGGCGGCCTATCTCGCCGCCCTCGCGCGATTCGATGTAAACATTGGAAACGAACTGGCCCTCAAGTCTCTCTGCCATGCCGACTACGGGCAGTTCCTGAGCATGGTGAAGCGCGACTACGTGGGCGCTGCAACTCAATTTCACGAAGCACTCGGGCTGTTTGGTTCCGATTTGACCCCGAATGCAAAAACGGTCGATATGCTCGGCCAGCCTATTACCCCGCCGGACTCCGAAGGCGTCGCGCCACAGGCCAGCATCAAATCGGAACTGCCCGGCGCGACGCGGCGAATTATCGCCGGTAGCGCACCACCAGCATTTCGAGTGTTTGTCCTGTGCAGCGAAGCTGAAGCCTGGCAGCGACAAAATCGCTGGGGCCGCGCGAACGACCTGCTCAACACGGCGCTGCACGTGGCTCGTGGCTTCGATGCGGAGCACGAGTTAATGGTGTTTGTGCTGAACAAAGTGGCTTGGGCCAACATGGAACAATGGCGCATTTCTGAGGCGCAACTCTATTTTCGCCAAGCCAACGAGATTCTGGCCCGCTTGAGTCGCACCACGAACGACGTCGACCGCAGCGAACCTGTTCGACCGCTGCTTCTGCCAGAGTCATCGACTGTCGATACCCGCTGGGCCGATCTGAAAGTGATGCTTGGCTACGACTACCACTCGCTCGTCCGTTACCTCCACCATTTGCACGGACTCGCAATGGCGAAGCGCTTCCGCGGGCACGAGCATGAAGCGGTCGAAGACTTCCGGCTGATCGTGCAGATGACCGCCGAGGCGATGTCGCAATTGAAACAAGGGGCGGCTAACGCTCAGGTCACTGGCGATGCCGAGAAACGCCTGCTCGAGCGCCTGGTTAATTCGCAGGAACGACTGGCTGACTGCAACCTGTTTGGGGATGCAGCCGAACGCGACCTGCGCGAAGCGGCCGACGATTATCGCCGCGCTTTGCAGGCCTGCGCTTCAATGCCGGCTGGCACCACCCGTAATCAACGGCGCATGGCCCTGCTCTATCGGTTGGCGGTTACTTTGAGCTTGCCGTCTAAGGTTCAAGACGTTGACCTGGCGACGAAGTATTGCCAAGAGGCTCACGGCTTGCACGATGCGTTGCACCTTCGCTCCGTCGAAGTCAATGGAACCCTGGCCAAGCTTGCCGAGGCGATCGTCGACGTGTTTGCCGAAAAGGAAGCGCGGTTGCCACTTCCGCCTGTTGCAGCATCTGCTGACATCAGCGGGACGAAAGGTCCCCGCGAATTGGATTCGCTTAGTCGCCTGCGCAAAACGATCCACGACTTGTGCGACGAATTGAATGGGAATCTGCACCGCGATCAGTTGGAAATGCTGCTCCTTTCGTCGAAGGTGCTTGCCGATGAAGTCCCCGATTCCGATCGCTTTCATTTGGCCGAAGATGCCGAACAACTCCTATACCTATGCCGGCTGGTTCTTCCCAAGAGTTCGCTCGCGGGAGATTTCTTGCAGCGGCCGGAAGATGCCGGGGCTTATTTGCGATCGTATTTCGACAGCGTGCTGCGGACGAAACTGCGAATGAAGCCCAAGCACGTGAAAGACCTGCTGGAAGTGCAATGGGAAGCGACCCGCGGCGAGTTCTATACCAAGCCGCAACAGAATGCGCCGGTCCTGGCCGTCTACCTGCTTGACGATCAGTGTTATTTGCTGCTCGATGTGCCCGGCGGCGTCAGCCGGCACTTCTGCCTGGAGGGCAAGTACTACGTAGCAGCGGTCAAACGCGGCTGTTACAACGCCGACTATCGCCTTCCATTGCCTGATGAATTGCAGCACGAATTGGCACAACTACGAAAGCGCGAAGCGGCTTCGGATCTGACCGAAGGTCCGCTCGAGGATGTCGAAACTGCTAAGTTGACATCGTCGCGACTGCAACTCCGTTGGATCGACCCCGTCCGGGGTCTTTCCATCTCTCGCACTCTTCCAGCTGGTGCGGTAGCGCTGAAGCCGGTGAATGCTGGCTTCCCGTTCGACCTGCCTAAAGGAATTGAGACCAGCGAGGTCCTCTCGAAGGGGCAACGCACATTCGATTGA